In the genome of Raphanus sativus cultivar WK10039 chromosome 9, ASM80110v3, whole genome shotgun sequence, the window CACCATCGTAGGTCACTTACAAACTGAAATCTCCTCTCTCAAGTCTGATATCTTCAAACTTATTTACTAAGTATCATCATCCAAGTGAACCAGATCAAAAGAATTAAGAAACAAATAAGCCTAAAGTACCAGTTGATCAGCAGTTTTAAAACACTGAACAACTGGTAGTGCCAAGtcctcttctcctcctcctcctcatctttGGAAGATGCTCTTACGCGCCTCAGAGTTCGAGTCGATCTTGACAAGCCACG includes:
- the LOC108826409 gene encoding uncharacterized protein LOC108826409 isoform X4 gives rise to the protein MATTTITNRVSLKFLAPMNLKSSNLRKPESLCFSNVGSSIVPRLASSSLNQNLFARGLSRSTRTLRRVRASSKDEEEEEKRTWHYQLFSVLKLLINWYFRLICFLILLIWFTWMMILSK
- the LOC108826409 gene encoding uncharacterized protein LOC108826409 isoform X1, whose protein sequence is MATTTITNRVSLKFLAPMVRNRNLKSSNLRKPESLCFSNVGSSIVPRLALVASSSLNQNLFARGLSRSTRTLRRVRASSKDEEEEEKRTWHYQLFSVLKLLINWYFRLICFLILLIWFTWMMILSK
- the LOC108826409 gene encoding uncharacterized protein LOC108826409 isoform X2 yields the protein MATTTITNRVSLKFLAPMVRNRNLKSSNLRKPESLCFSNVGSSIVPRLASSSLNQNLFARGLSRSTRTLRRVRASSKDEEEEEKRTWHYQLFSVLKLLINWYFRLICFLILLIWFTWMMILSK
- the LOC108826409 gene encoding uncharacterized protein LOC108826409 isoform X3, coding for MATTTITNRVSLKFLAPMNLKSSNLRKPESLCFSNVGSSIVPRLALVASSSLNQNLFARGLSRSTRTLRRVRASSKDEEEEEKRTWHYQLFSVLKLLINWYFRLICFLILLIWFTWMMILSK